CAGGAACCGGCAACCATTCTGTTAATCGACGATCATCCGATGCTGCGCACCGGCGTAAGACAACTCGTCAGCATGGCGGAAGATATTACCGTTGTGGGCGAAGCCAGCAACGGCGAACAGGGTATTGAACTTGCCGAATCACTCGATCCTGATTTGATCCTGCTTGATCTCAATATGCCTGGCATGAACGGTCTGGAAACGCTGGATAAATTGCGTGAAAAGTCGCTGTCCGGACGGATCGTGGTGTTTAGCGTGTCAAACCATGAAGAAGACGTTGTCACCGCGCTGAAACGCGGAGCCGATGGCTATCTGCTCAAAGACATGGAACCGGAAGATTTGCTTAAAGCCCTGCAACAGGCAGCAGCCGGTGAAATGGTGCTGAGCGAAGCGCTAACCCCCGTCCTCGCCGCCAGCCTGCGCGCCAACCGCGCCACATCTGACCGCGATGTCACACAGTTGACCCCGCGCGAGCGCGATATCCTGAAGCTGATCGCGCAGGGCTTGCCGAACAAAATGATCGCCCGCCGTCTGGATATCACCGAAAGCACGGTGAAAGTGCATGTGAAGCATATGCTCAAGAAAATGAAGCTGAAATCGCGCGTCGAAGCGGCAGTGTGGGTACATCAGGATCGTATCTTTTAATCTCACTCATTTGGCAGCAACTGATAGCCGCCATCGTCATCTGGCAACGCCACCAGCGGTTGCGACAGAGAGAGCGTGATCTCATTGGAAGAGACACGCTGCCCATCTTTATCTTCGACAACGACGGACAGTTTCCAACGGTTAGTCGCCCCTTCGCTTGCATCCCAGGCAGGCATAATTACGCTCCATCCCTCATCGCTATTGGCGTTAGCGGGCGAGGTCAAACTCAGCGCGTGCGTATCGCCCTGCCAGTGAAGCTGTCGCACGCCGTGCGTACTGCGAACCTGCATTTTCAGAACCACCGTTTCCCCCGGCGTTAAATCCCAAGGTGGCGTCGCAAGATAGACCGACAGCGTTTTGCGCTGGCGGAACTCCATCACCGGCAGACTGGTGCGATCCACCGGATCGTAACGGCTTCCGCGCAGCGAACGGGTCGTTGCCACTTCCTCCGACGACAGCTGTTTTTTCAGCGGCACGCCAAAGCGGTAGTTAAGCTTCATGCCCAGGTTATTTTGACTCACGCCGCTTTCGCCCTGCTTATGCGCAGCGGAAAACGTCAGCAGAGGCACCGGCGTATAATCGAGACCCAAATTAACCGCCATCGGATTGTGATACCCCGTCCCGCTGCGAAACAGGTCGACGTTATCGCCAAAATACTGCTCAAAACTCACGCTGGTATTCAGATGATGAAAATACGGCAGCCAGGCTTTGGCCGTCACATCATATCCGCGCGCCATGCGCTGCTCCTGGAGATCCGAGCTGTCACGCCAGCTGGCAAACGGCTGATAATAATTGGCCGACAGGCGCAGGTTTTCACCCCAGGCTTCCGCCCCAAGCCCGGCTCTTTGCAGATTCTCATCCAGCAGATTGTCGTAAAACGTGTTGTAACCGAGCAGCCATTTTCCTGCCACCCAGCGCTGGCCAATCCCCGCGTTGCTCACCAGGCCATCCGTTTGCTGCGTAAGGCCCAGCTGGCTCCAGCTCAGGTAGCGATTATTGTCCTGCCAGGGGATAAACCACCTGCCGCTGCTGCCGTTAAATTTGCCCTCTTCGTCGACCAGCAAATCGACGCTGGCGTTCCCCCATGGCGAAAGCCAGGATTCAATCTGCTCATTCACTTCGCCGCTGACCGCATCACGCACTTTGCCAAACGCAAACTGACGCGCCTGCTCGCTGGTCGTCAGGCCGTTGTCGGTCATGCTCGCTTCGCCGAATGCTTTCGCCATTTCGGCGAGATGCTTTTCGCTTTCGCCATTGGGTTTCGCGAGGCCGAGATCCGGTAGGCTATCGCCATTGTTATCGAACGGATTTTGCGCCTGCTGCATAAAGGAATTCGGCGCAGCCAAAACGGCTCCGGCTGGAACAAGGAGGAGGAGAAGAAGATTTCGAACGCGGGTAACAGCAACCATCAATGTATAAATGTGATCCAGATCTCATGTGTGACCAGTTTACACCATAACGTGGTTTGGGACAGTTTGCAGCTTTAAGGGGAATTTCCGGATTATCCTGAATCGTTTTTAGCCTGCATGAGCAGGAAGTCTGATTGATCGCTGTGGCCGATGTGGCGCTGAACAATCCCCTCGCCCCCTTGGGGAGAGGGACAAGGTGAGGGGAATATGCGGCTCAGTGGGTTGTTCCGTTCACTTTACTTTTTTGCCGATCTGTCACTGCCCCACACGTGAACGTGTTAAGGGGGCTATCGTGTATGAACCGGTCACATGGGTTACAGATCTGACCGGTCACATAGGTAACACTTTTTGACTTAATCGGCCCGGATTATACGATGATTTCGTCTGTCGTACCGGGCCAGTATCAGCTCACCAAAACCTATCTCATCCAGATCTTCTTCGACCTGCTTCATCCATATCCATTCCCCCCTCAGCGCCTCCGATAAAAATATCCGGGTGCTGTTAAAGCATAAATCGCCTTTTACTGAGACGCGTAATGTCCGAGCATCATCCGGTACCGGCATTGCCTTCAGTGGGCCGGTAAAGATGCGCTCTGACGGATACCAGACCGAGCCGGGTGTTTTTCCGCCCAGCGCCTTGTGGGGGCGTATGTCATTAAACTCACTGCGCCAGGCATCCAGCCAGGCCTGCTGCTCTTCCAGGGACGTGAACTTTGTATGTCGCTTTAGTGCATCCTTCAGAGTCCGGTGCATCCGCTCATGCCGCCCGTTCTCTGTGGGCTTACCCGGCCGGATACGTTCCGGCAGGACACCACATTTAATCAGCCAGATGGACATCTGGCTCAGCCCCCACAGGCCAGCACCGGCAAACGGCGGTCCGTTATCCGTACGCAGCACCTGTGGCATACCGCATTCCCGGAATACCCGTTCAAGGCAGGGAATGACAAACCGGCCGTCAGGCATATAGGTGGCATCGCACGCCAGCACTATCCTGCTGCAGTTGTCGGTCAGCGTAAAAGGGTGACACCAGCGCCCGCCGGTATGAGTAAATTTACCCTTGAAATCGGCACTCCAGACATCATTGGGGTGGACGACAGTATGTAGTTCATGAGGTCGTGTGGATTTAAAAGCCGGAGGCCGACGCTTTTTAACCAGCCCGTGAACCCGAAACAGCTCTCCAATCGTACTGGCCGCAGGCACGCCGGTGATATTCAGGTTAAGCAGTCGCTGCCTGATTTTGTCCGGACCCCATAGCGGGTGCTGCTGTTTAGTGTCCAGCAACAGCTGCACCATGGGTTCAGGGGTTGAGTTCTGGTGATGGCGTGCCCGGGAGCGGTCAGCCAGGGAGGCGGTATCATCCGGTGAAAAACGGGCCAGCCACTTGTAACCGGTCTTACGGCTGATATTAAAGCGGCGGCATACCTCGGCAACGGGAAGGTTGCCTTCAAGGCAGGTCGCGACAAACTGCAAACGTTGCATGGTAACAGTCTCAGTCCAGGGCACGGCAAACCTCCGTCAGCTGTTTACCGTACCGTTATAACCTGTTACCCATGTGCCCGGTTTAAAGTGTTACCCATGTGACCGGTTCATACATCGCCGCCCCCTTAACAATCCCGGCTCCCGGCAAGAAAATCGCCGCTACGCGGTACTTTCGTCTTATTCCCTTCGGCTTTCGGGTCGGGCGCGATCCTGCATCCCTGCAGGTCACGCCCTCTCCGCGCATCCGTGCGCGTCGCCCCGGCCTGTGGTCAACGACTCAACGATTTACAGCCGGACCAAAGGGCACCGCTTTCAGATCCAATTCTCGGTATAATCTTTAACGGATTTTTGGAAATGGTTTATACAACTGTATTAACCTCAGCCACTAACCCTTTCAGTTCCGGCACGCATGACCCGCAGTTGGTCCCACAGCGCAGCTTCGCGCCTAGCGCCGCAACTGAATCGCACCCGCCCGCAATCGCCTCACGGAGGGTGTTTTCTCCCACGCCAAAGCAGCTACAGATTATCCGTCCTGGGTCTTTGCGCTCGCCAGGACTTTGGCCATCCAACAACGCGTGACGTTCAAAGAGCGCAGACGGCGGCGTCTGAAACGCCGACACAATAAAATCATGTGCCAGCGCTGACCGCGCTTTTCCTTCCCAGAATCCCAGCATCAAATCGCCGTTATGCCATGCCAGCATGCTGCTACGCTCGCCGGTCTGGGCAATCTGTAACTGCCAGCCCTTCGCGCTACAGTGCGCCAGAATCACCTCTGACAGCGCTTTGTCACTCGCCAGCGTCAGACGTTCAACACCCACCGTTGCCTTGCACCACCAGTGGGCAAAAGCGGGCAATTCCGGCAACTCACGAGCGTAAAGTTCACCCTGCCAGCCAGGCTGCCACGGCATGATCCTTATCGCCGTTTGTTTACTCTCTGGCTGACCGGAATGCGGATCGCAACGCCTTTCCACCAGCGCGTTCACCTTTCCCTGACGCGCAAAACGGTTATTCCAGTGCATCGGGGTAAACACTTCACCGTCTCGTTGCCCCGCACTCACATTGACGCGCGCGACCATCACCCCGCGCGGCGAACTCAGGCGGGCCAGTTGGCCGTCCTGCAACGCAAAACGCGCGGCATCGGCCGCCGAGACATCCACCTGCGGCTCGGCGATATGCTGCATCAGCCGCGGAACATATCCCGTGCGGGTCATGGTGTGCCACTGATCGCGGATACGACCGCTGTTCAGAATCAGCGGATAAAGCGCATCGGGTACCGCGCCATGATGTTCCGGCTCTACCGGGATAATTCTCCGCACCGGCATTTCACCTGTTGCCCATTGATACGGCTCCAAATCATCCCACTGCTGACGCGTTAACGTGACAAGGTCACGTAAGTTAAACGCCCTCGCACCCGTGTTTTCAAACGCCGACAGCGCGGCGTGTTCGCAGAAAATTTCCTGCGGATGCTGCCAGTTAAACGCGGCAACGTAACCCAGTTTTTTGGCTATCTCAGCGATAATCCACCAGTCCGGTTTTGCCTCGCCCGGCGCGGGCAAAAACGCACGCTGACGCGAAATCCGGCGTTCAGAGTTGGTGACTGTCCCGTTTTTCTCCCCCCAACCGAGCGCCGGAAAACGGATATGCGCAAAGCGACTGGTGTCCGTATCACGCATGACTTCGGAGACGATCACCAGCGGACACGCCGCCAGCGCCTGACACACGGCGTGGCTATCAGGCAGCGAAACGGCAGGATTGGTTCCCATAATCCACACGGCTTTCACTTCACCGCGCGCAATGGCGTCAAACAGTTCGACCGCCATCAGCCCTGGCGT
This sequence is a window from Enterobacter sp. 638. Protein-coding genes within it:
- the narL gene encoding two-component system response regulator NarL; this encodes MSNQEPATILLIDDHPMLRTGVRQLVSMAEDITVVGEASNGEQGIELAESLDPDLILLDLNMPGMNGLETLDKLREKSLSGRIVVFSVSNHEEDVVTALKRGADGYLLKDMEPEDLLKALQQAAAGEMVLSEALTPVLAASLRANRATSDRDVTQLTPRERDILKLIAQGLPNKMIARRLDITESTVKVHVKHMLKKMKLKSRVEAAVWVHQDRIF
- a CDS encoding YchO/YchP family invasin — translated: MVAVTRVRNLLLLLLVPAGAVLAAPNSFMQQAQNPFDNNGDSLPDLGLAKPNGESEKHLAEMAKAFGEASMTDNGLTTSEQARQFAFGKVRDAVSGEVNEQIESWLSPWGNASVDLLVDEEGKFNGSSGRWFIPWQDNNRYLSWSQLGLTQQTDGLVSNAGIGQRWVAGKWLLGYNTFYDNLLDENLQRAGLGAEAWGENLRLSANYYQPFASWRDSSDLQEQRMARGYDVTAKAWLPYFHHLNTSVSFEQYFGDNVDLFRSGTGYHNPMAVNLGLDYTPVPLLTFSAAHKQGESGVSQNNLGMKLNYRFGVPLKKQLSSEEVATTRSLRGSRYDPVDRTSLPVMEFRQRKTLSVYLATPPWDLTPGETVVLKMQVRSTHGVRQLHWQGDTHALSLTSPANANSDEGWSVIMPAWDASEGATNRWKLSVVVEDKDGQRVSSNEITLSLSQPLVALPDDDGGYQLLPNE
- a CDS encoding integrase core domain-containing protein, whose protein sequence is MQRLQFVATCLEGNLPVAEVCRRFNISRKTGYKWLARFSPDDTASLADRSRARHHQNSTPEPMVQLLLDTKQQHPLWGPDKIRQRLLNLNITGVPAASTIGELFRVHGLVKKRRPPAFKSTRPHELHTVVHPNDVWSADFKGKFTHTGGRWCHPFTLTDNCSRIVLACDATYMPDGRFVIPCLERVFRECGMPQVLRTDNGPPFAGAGLWGLSQMSIWLIKCGVLPERIRPGKPTENGRHERMHRTLKDALKRHTKFTSLEEQQAWLDAWRSEFNDIRPHKALGGKTPGSVWYPSERIFTGPLKAMPVPDDARTLRVSVKGDLCFNSTRIFLSEALRGEWIWMKQVEEDLDEIGFGELILARYDRRNHRIIRAD
- a CDS encoding nitrate reductase, which produces MTETRTTCPYCGVGCGVVASVTNGEVRVRGDETHPANYGRLCVKGSALGETTGLEGRLLRPMIDDVEVDWSQALDIAGERLREIIATDGPQAVAFYASGQLLTEDYYAANKLMKGFIGAANIDTNSRLCMSSAVTGYKRAFGEDIVPCSYDDIEKTDLVVLVGSNAAWTHPVLYQRLVQARAANPALKVVVIDPRQTATCDIADLHLALLPGSDAGLFVGLLNHIQGENSWPAPRVAEFCGLTLADVETFYRWFSDAPRAVTLFTMGINQSTSGSDKCNAIINVHLASGKFAREGCGPFSLTGQPNAMGGREVGGLANQLAAHMNFEPDDLARVARFWGTERLAQTPGLMAVELFDAIARGEVKAVWIMGTNPAVSLPDSHAVCQALAACPLVIVSEVMRDTDTSRFAHIRFPALGWGEKNGTVTNSERRISRQRAFLPAPGEAKPDWWIIAEIAKKLGYVAAFNWQHPQEIFCEHAALSAFENTGARAFNLRDLVTLTRQQWDDLEPYQWATGEMPVRRIIPVEPEHHGAVPDALYPLILNSGRIRDQWHTMTRTGYVPRLMQHIAEPQVDVSAADAARFALQDGQLARLSSPRGVMVARVNVSAGQRDGEVFTPMHWNNRFARQGKVNALVERRCDPHSGQPESKQTAIRIMPWQPGWQGELYARELPELPAFAHWWCKATVGVERLTLASDKALSEVILAHCSAKGWQLQIAQTGERSSMLAWHNGDLMLGFWEGKARSALAHDFIVSAFQTPPSALFERHALLDGQSPGERKDPGRIICSCFGVGENTLREAIAGGCDSVAALGAKLRCGTNCGSCVPELKGLVAEVNTVV